In Kitasatospora gansuensis, a genomic segment contains:
- a CDS encoding acetyl-CoA carboxylase carboxyltransferase subunit alpha/beta: MIELLLDAGSFKRWDQPVRYDGADPSYAAALARAGERTGLDEAVTTGQGLLAGRPVAVVVSEFGFLGGSIGVATAERITRAVERATAERLPLLALPVSGGTRMQEGTAAFLCMVRISAAVLAHQEAGLPYLTYLRNPTMGGVFASWGTLGHLVLAEPGARLGFLGPRAHQELRGVELPAEVQLAETLAGRGLIDAVVPPERLAEVVGRALAVLSDPAGPAPEPTPGYTPAPADAWESVGRSRLPGRPGTDAVLAAADPGRVELAAPDRALVRALVRFGGQPAVLVGQRPGAERPFTAADLRAVRRTARIAEQLGLPLVTLVDTTGAELSAQAELDGLAVEIARCLSTLVALRTPVLSVLLGQGSGGGALALLPADLVLAAEHGWLAPLPPEGASAIMHRDGAHAPELARSQGIGAADLRTAGLVDRIVPERPDAAEEPLAFAGRVAEAIGAALGELTDRPAERRHADRQRRNRRLGGA, encoded by the coding sequence ATGATCGAACTCCTGCTGGACGCGGGGAGTTTCAAGCGCTGGGACCAGCCGGTCCGGTACGACGGGGCGGACCCCTCGTACGCGGCGGCGCTGGCACGGGCCGGCGAGCGGACCGGCCTGGACGAGGCGGTGACCACCGGTCAGGGGCTGCTGGCGGGGCGGCCGGTGGCGGTGGTGGTGTCGGAGTTCGGCTTCCTGGGCGGCTCGATCGGGGTGGCCACGGCCGAGCGGATCACCAGGGCGGTGGAGCGGGCCACCGCCGAGCGGCTGCCGCTGCTGGCCCTGCCGGTCTCCGGTGGCACCCGGATGCAGGAGGGCACCGCGGCCTTCCTCTGCATGGTGCGGATCTCCGCCGCCGTGCTGGCCCATCAGGAGGCCGGGCTGCCGTACCTGACCTATCTGCGGAATCCCACCATGGGCGGGGTGTTCGCCTCCTGGGGCACCCTCGGGCACCTGGTGCTGGCGGAGCCGGGGGCCCGGCTCGGCTTCCTCGGCCCCCGGGCCCACCAGGAGCTGCGCGGTGTGGAGTTGCCCGCCGAGGTCCAGCTCGCCGAGACCCTGGCCGGACGCGGCCTGATCGACGCGGTGGTCCCGCCCGAGCGGCTGGCCGAGGTGGTCGGCCGGGCGCTGGCGGTGCTGTCCGACCCGGCCGGACCGGCTCCCGAGCCCACCCCGGGGTACACCCCGGCACCGGCCGACGCCTGGGAGTCGGTCGGCCGCAGCCGCCTGCCGGGGCGGCCGGGGACGGACGCGGTGCTGGCGGCGGCGGACCCGGGCCGGGTGGAACTGGCCGCCCCGGACCGGGCGTTGGTGCGGGCGCTGGTCCGGTTCGGCGGGCAGCCCGCCGTCCTGGTCGGCCAACGTCCGGGCGCGGAGCGGCCGTTCACCGCCGCCGACCTGCGCGCCGTCCGGCGGACGGCGCGGATCGCCGAGCAGCTCGGACTGCCGCTGGTCACCCTGGTGGACACCACCGGGGCCGAACTCTCCGCGCAGGCCGAACTCGACGGCCTGGCGGTGGAGATCGCCCGCTGCCTGAGCACCCTGGTGGCGCTCCGCACCCCCGTGCTCTCGGTGCTGCTCGGCCAGGGCTCGGGCGGCGGCGCGCTGGCGCTGCTGCCCGCCGATCTGGTGCTCGCGGCCGAACACGGCTGGCTGGCCCCACTGCCCCCCGAGGGCGCCTCGGCGATCATGCACCGGGACGGCGCGCACGCGCCCGAGCTGGCCCGGTCACAGGGGATCGGCGCCGCCGACCTGCGGACGGCCGGCCTGGTGGACCGGATCGTGCCCGAGCGGCCGGACGCCGCCGAGGAGCCGCTCGCCTTCGCCGGCCGGGTGGCCGAGGCGATCGGTGCCGCGCTGGGTGAGCTGACGGACCGTCCGGCCGAGCGGCGACACGCCGACCGGCAGCGGCGCAACCGACGGCTGGGTGGCGCCTGA
- a CDS encoding glycosyltransferase family 39 protein codes for MSHVRALLRSVWLWPALAMLLVGLLRATGPELWRDEISSWSAATRDLGRLFGMLANVDASNGAYYVLLHFWTELFGDSVLSLRLPSALAMAGAAACTALTARRLFGSRTAGLAAGLLLATVPLVSRFAQEVRAYALVTCAVAAASWLLLRALERPTVGRWALYALALAVAGCCHLVSLSSLAGQLVLVLAHGWGHRRERGAARVLWQFPLAVLAALLPTVPVAVYGDRQSARQLGWLPTPSVHDLLYFWHNLLYPPREMYAFAALGLLALLHPRFTRGAVQALLLGVLPVLVVWQASQGTASYFTERYLLFTVPALAALAGGGVAAVAELLGRLTTRPLALTAALALIAVPLVLGAPRQLQQRALLAHADRDYAGAAALIAAGYRPGDGIVATGGDQAWAMVGPGISFYLPRSVRPAPMFVERDATRADDLYAVPCPVAQPCVGHAPRTWVVTIGTGENPYEGLPGDQTEALQHAFVPTAIRRLPGLTVSLLVRKA; via the coding sequence TTGAGTCACGTCCGAGCACTCCTGCGCAGCGTCTGGCTTTGGCCCGCCCTGGCCATGCTGCTGGTCGGCCTGCTCCGGGCCACCGGCCCGGAGCTGTGGCGGGACGAGATCTCCAGCTGGAGCGCCGCCACCCGCGACCTGGGCCGGCTGTTCGGGATGCTGGCCAACGTCGACGCCAGCAACGGCGCCTACTACGTCCTGCTGCACTTCTGGACCGAACTGTTCGGCGACTCGGTGCTCAGCCTCCGGCTGCCCTCCGCCCTGGCCATGGCCGGAGCGGCCGCCTGCACCGCGCTCACCGCGCGGCGGCTCTTCGGCAGCCGGACGGCCGGACTCGCCGCCGGGCTGCTGCTGGCCACCGTCCCGCTGGTCTCCCGGTTCGCCCAGGAGGTCCGCGCCTACGCCCTGGTGACCTGCGCGGTGGCAGCAGCCAGTTGGCTGCTGCTCCGCGCGCTGGAGCGGCCGACGGTGGGCCGCTGGGCCCTGTACGCGCTGGCGCTCGCGGTGGCCGGCTGCTGCCACCTGGTCTCGCTGAGCAGCCTGGCCGGCCAACTGGTCCTGGTACTCGCGCACGGCTGGGGCCACCGCCGGGAGCGCGGCGCCGCCCGGGTGCTCTGGCAGTTCCCGCTCGCCGTCCTGGCCGCGCTGCTCCCGACCGTCCCGGTGGCCGTCTACGGCGACCGGCAGTCGGCCCGTCAGCTCGGCTGGCTGCCCACGCCCTCGGTGCACGACCTGCTCTACTTCTGGCACAACCTGCTCTACCCGCCCCGGGAGATGTACGCCTTCGCCGCGCTCGGCCTGCTCGCGCTGCTGCACCCCCGGTTCACCCGGGGCGCGGTGCAGGCGCTGCTGCTGGGCGTCCTGCCGGTGCTGGTGGTCTGGCAGGCCTCGCAGGGCACCGCCTCGTACTTCACCGAGCGCTACCTGCTCTTCACGGTGCCCGCGCTGGCCGCACTGGCGGGCGGTGGCGTCGCCGCCGTGGCCGAGCTGCTCGGCCGTCTGACGACCCGTCCGCTGGCCCTGACCGCCGCGCTGGCGCTGATCGCGGTCCCGCTGGTGCTCGGGGCGCCCCGGCAACTGCAACAGCGCGCACTCCTCGCCCACGCCGACCGGGACTACGCGGGCGCGGCCGCCCTGATAGCGGCGGGCTACCGGCCGGGCGACGGGATCGTCGCGACCGGCGGCGACCAGGCCTGGGCGATGGTCGGCCCCGGCATCTCCTTCTACCTGCCGCGGTCGGTCCGCCCGGCCCCGATGTTCGTCGAGCGGGACGCCACCCGGGCCGACGACCTCTACGCCGTCCCCTGCCCGGTGGCCCAGCCCTGCGTCGGCCACGCACCCCGGACCTGGGTCGTTACGATCGGCACGGGCGAGAACCCCTACGAGGGCCTGCCGGGAGACCAGACCGAGGCCCTGCAGCACGCGTTCGTCCCCACCGCGATCCGGCGCCTGCCGGGTCTGACGGTGTCACTGCTGGTGAGAAAGGCATAG
- a CDS encoding polyprenol monophosphomannose synthase: MTTADQETPFADLGGVLVIIPTYNEAENVERITARVRAAVPEAHILVADDNSPDGTGDIADKLAGADDHLHVLHRKGKEGLGAAYLAGFRWGLDRGYQVLVEMDADGSHRPEELPRLLTALRTADLVLGSRWVPGGEVVNWPRSRLLLSRGGSLYSRLMLDVPIRDVTGGYRAFRRETLEGLGMEHVASAGYCFQVDLAWRTVKAGYKVAEVPITFVERELGASKMSRSIVVEALWRVTAWGVTARVDKLLGR, encoded by the coding sequence GTGACCACGGCCGACCAGGAGACCCCCTTCGCCGATCTCGGCGGGGTGCTGGTGATCATTCCGACGTACAACGAGGCGGAGAACGTCGAGCGGATCACCGCCCGGGTCCGGGCGGCCGTTCCCGAGGCGCACATCCTGGTCGCCGACGACAACAGCCCCGACGGTACGGGCGACATCGCCGACAAGCTGGCGGGCGCCGACGACCACCTGCACGTGCTGCACCGCAAGGGCAAGGAAGGGCTGGGCGCGGCCTACCTGGCGGGGTTCCGCTGGGGCCTCGACCGCGGGTACCAGGTGCTGGTGGAGATGGACGCGGACGGCTCCCACCGGCCGGAGGAACTGCCCCGGCTGCTCACCGCGCTGCGCACCGCCGACCTGGTGCTGGGGTCCCGCTGGGTGCCCGGTGGCGAAGTGGTGAACTGGCCGCGCTCGCGGCTGCTGCTCTCCCGGGGCGGCTCGCTGTACTCCCGGCTGATGCTGGACGTGCCGATCCGGGACGTGACGGGCGGCTACCGGGCGTTCCGGCGGGAGACGCTGGAAGGGCTCGGGATGGAGCACGTCGCCTCGGCCGGCTACTGCTTCCAGGTCGACCTGGCCTGGCGCACCGTCAAGGCCGGCTACAAGGTGGCGGAGGTGCCGATCACCTTCGTGGAGCGCGAGCTGGGCGCCTCGAAGATGAGCCGCAGCATCGTCGTGGAAGCCCTCTGGCGGGTCACCGCCTGGGGCGTCACCGCCCGGGTCGACAAGCTGCTGGGCAGGTAA
- a CDS encoding YhjD/YihY/BrkB family envelope integrity protein: MKSRIAALTTTAKGVPDRVPIVGRAVGQLVRVNLLDSATRLAAQAFLSALPALFVVAVFAPAAVRENVVSSLRDQLGIEGEAQQQVQQLMSAGHDDVAQSFGLIGALVTLLSATALSRAMQRVCERCWELPKSGTRVAAWRWLAWLAVWLVVLVCQVPVRDGFGAGAWLGLPLFMLLATALWWWTQHLLLGNRVRWYPLLPGALLAGAAMTGLGIAAQVYLPGAVSRSITKFGPYGVVFTSLSWLIVLFTAVTLAIALGRVVAEEPLVARHLEAWGKRD; encoded by the coding sequence GTGAAGAGCAGGATCGCCGCCCTGACCACCACCGCGAAGGGCGTGCCCGACCGGGTGCCGATCGTCGGCCGGGCCGTCGGGCAACTCGTCCGGGTCAACCTGCTGGACAGCGCGACCCGGCTGGCCGCCCAGGCCTTCCTCAGTGCCCTGCCCGCCCTCTTCGTGGTCGCCGTGTTCGCCCCGGCGGCCGTCCGGGAGAACGTGGTCAGCTCACTCCGGGACCAGCTCGGCATCGAGGGCGAGGCCCAACAACAGGTCCAGCAACTGATGTCGGCCGGCCACGACGACGTGGCCCAGAGCTTCGGCCTGATCGGCGCCCTGGTCACCCTGCTCTCCGCGACCGCACTCAGCCGGGCCATGCAACGGGTCTGCGAACGCTGCTGGGAGCTGCCCAAGTCCGGTACCAGGGTGGCCGCCTGGCGTTGGCTCGCCTGGCTGGCGGTCTGGCTGGTCGTGCTGGTCTGCCAGGTCCCCGTACGCGACGGCTTCGGCGCCGGGGCCTGGCTGGGGCTGCCGCTCTTCATGCTGCTCGCCACCGCCCTCTGGTGGTGGACCCAGCACCTGCTGCTCGGCAACCGGGTCCGCTGGTACCCGCTGCTCCCCGGCGCCCTGCTCGCCGGCGCCGCCATGACCGGCCTCGGCATCGCCGCCCAGGTCTACCTGCCCGGCGCCGTCTCCCGCAGCATCACCAAGTTCGGCCCGTACGGCGTGGTCTTCACCTCGCTGTCCTGGCTGATCGTGCTCTTCACCGCCGTCACCCTGGCCATCGCCCTGGGCCGCGTCGTAGCGGAAGAACCGCTCGTCGCCCGCCACCTCGAGGCGTGGGGCAAACGGGACTGA
- a CDS encoding D-alanyl-D-alanine carboxypeptidase: MGESPDKVRRDGEGEEELSADSAGTGSSSTVQLRVRDVDSRTTMLRLPVDNATTMLKLPEEAEAEAVTSPDKPEAESAEPVEEPRAVDPRLAVRDAKDEADVAGSEVEPEVEVEAAEVAEVEVAEVAEVEAEAPEAVAEAGPVKLAKPPVQVWTVPEPAALPAEEPPAPLPMPETTSEAMEVLAALSARPVSPFRRGVKRVTVWSLFVAVVIGAVVAAQLLRPLPDPKVKLSLAGSYTFTGSPLTLPWPAKGQAAAEVVGVGSLGSSGPETPAPIASVTKVMNAHLILRAHPLKKGEPGPVITVDKQAAAESSNVDESRAQLTEGQKLSEFEALELLMLPSANNVARLLARWDSGSEAEFVKKMNDEAKALGMTNTTYADPAGYNNDTKSTAKDQLKLAGQVMQDDVFRQVVATPDMTFNGQRIYNTNGLLSAKNGVIGIKTGSSTPAGSCLMWAAVKEIGGTKRMILGVTLGQPAGVDNLLKAAQTVSQKIITAAQDGLTGQTLAKQGQVVGYVDDGLGGQVPVVATKDLTVAGWSGITAQLTMKAEQLGHTVKAGTPVGTIAAGEGEGKVEVPVTLQSDLAPPSIMSRLLRIM, encoded by the coding sequence GTGGGCGAGTCCCCCGACAAGGTGCGACGCGACGGGGAAGGCGAGGAGGAGCTGTCGGCCGACTCGGCCGGGACCGGATCGAGCTCCACAGTCCAGCTGAGGGTCCGTGATGTGGACAGCCGGACCACCATGCTGAGGCTGCCGGTGGACAACGCGACCACCATGCTCAAGCTGCCCGAGGAGGCCGAGGCCGAGGCTGTGACCAGCCCGGACAAGCCGGAGGCGGAGTCGGCGGAGCCGGTCGAGGAGCCCAGGGCGGTCGATCCCCGTCTCGCGGTTCGGGACGCCAAGGACGAGGCGGACGTGGCTGGGAGCGAGGTCGAGCCCGAGGTCGAGGTCGAGGCTGCGGAGGTGGCCGAGGTCGAGGTTGCGGAGGTGGCCGAGGTCGAGGCCGAGGCTCCCGAGGCCGTGGCGGAGGCCGGGCCGGTGAAGCTCGCGAAGCCGCCGGTGCAGGTCTGGACGGTCCCCGAGCCCGCCGCCCTGCCGGCTGAGGAGCCGCCGGCCCCGCTGCCGATGCCCGAGACCACCTCCGAGGCGATGGAGGTGCTGGCAGCCCTCTCCGCCCGTCCGGTCTCGCCGTTCCGACGGGGCGTCAAGCGGGTCACCGTCTGGAGCCTGTTCGTCGCCGTGGTGATCGGCGCGGTCGTGGCCGCCCAGCTGCTCCGCCCGCTGCCCGACCCCAAGGTCAAGCTCTCGCTGGCCGGCTCGTACACCTTCACCGGCAGCCCGCTCACCCTGCCCTGGCCGGCCAAGGGCCAGGCCGCCGCCGAGGTGGTCGGGGTCGGCAGCCTCGGCAGCTCGGGCCCGGAGACCCCCGCACCGATCGCCAGCGTCACCAAGGTGATGAACGCTCACCTGATCCTCCGGGCGCACCCGCTGAAGAAGGGCGAGCCCGGCCCGGTCATCACGGTGGACAAGCAGGCCGCCGCCGAGTCCAGCAACGTGGACGAGTCCCGCGCGCAGCTCACCGAGGGTCAGAAGCTCTCCGAGTTCGAGGCGCTCGAACTGCTGATGCTGCCCTCGGCCAACAACGTCGCCCGCCTGCTGGCCCGCTGGGACTCCGGCTCCGAGGCGGAGTTCGTCAAGAAGATGAACGACGAGGCCAAGGCGCTCGGCATGACCAACACCACGTACGCGGACCCGGCCGGGTACAACAACGACACCAAGAGCACCGCCAAGGACCAGCTCAAGCTGGCCGGACAGGTGATGCAGGACGACGTGTTCCGCCAGGTGGTCGCCACCCCGGACATGACCTTCAACGGCCAGCGGATCTACAACACCAACGGGCTGCTCTCCGCCAAGAACGGCGTGATCGGCATCAAGACCGGCTCCAGCACCCCCGCGGGCTCCTGCCTGATGTGGGCGGCGGTCAAGGAGATCGGCGGCACCAAGCGGATGATCCTCGGCGTCACGCTGGGGCAGCCGGCCGGCGTGGACAACCTGCTGAAGGCCGCCCAGACGGTCAGCCAGAAGATCATCACCGCCGCACAGGACGGCCTGACCGGCCAGACCCTCGCCAAGCAGGGCCAGGTCGTCGGGTACGTGGACGACGGGCTCGGCGGGCAGGTGCCGGTGGTCGCCACCAAGGACCTGACGGTCGCGGGCTGGTCCGGGATCACCGCCCAGCTCACCATGAAGGCCGAACAGCTCGGCCACACCGTCAAGGCGGGCACCCCGGTCGGGACCATCGCGGCAGGTGAGGGCGAGGGCAAGGTCGAGGTACCGGTGACCCTGCAGTCGGACTTGGCGCCGCCGTCGATCATGTCGCGCCTTCTGCGCATCATGTAG
- a CDS encoding GOLPH3/VPS74 family protein: protein MGKSRRTIPEELLLLALDPTTGTTAQPQTLDLGLAGAQLVELSLAGRIVPDGDRIAVVMPRPTGDPTLDHALELLRRRGSPVRAAHWIGGPRLGLRQTYLAHLERCGMVTAVPGQVCGVLPTTRYQASDDCTNAAIKQRLDTAIRTGVPPDPRTAALAALAHAVGLGKHLYPGNEGRSSRSRLRDLIRYDPLGGMVAHAVMDVQNGLPNQARGPATAAGPSRPAPAGRPAPSRPTAGGNGHGMASRAVAR, encoded by the coding sequence ATGGGCAAGAGCCGCAGAACTATTCCCGAGGAACTCCTGTTGCTCGCCTTGGACCCGACCACGGGCACCACGGCGCAGCCGCAGACCCTCGACCTCGGACTCGCCGGGGCACAGCTCGTCGAGCTGTCCTTGGCCGGAAGGATCGTCCCTGACGGGGACCGGATCGCCGTGGTGATGCCACGACCGACCGGTGACCCGACGTTGGACCACGCGCTGGAACTGCTGCGCCGTCGCGGCAGCCCGGTGCGGGCCGCGCACTGGATCGGCGGGCCCCGACTGGGGCTCCGGCAGACCTACCTGGCGCACCTGGAAAGGTGCGGCATGGTGACCGCCGTGCCGGGCCAGGTGTGCGGTGTGCTTCCGACGACGCGGTACCAGGCGTCCGACGACTGCACCAATGCCGCGATCAAGCAGCGGCTGGACACGGCGATCCGCACGGGCGTCCCGCCGGACCCCCGAACGGCCGCACTGGCCGCGCTGGCGCATGCCGTCGGCCTGGGCAAGCACCTCTACCCGGGCAACGAGGGCAGATCCTCGCGGTCCCGACTGCGCGACCTGATCAGGTACGACCCGCTGGGCGGCATGGTGGCGCACGCGGTGATGGACGTTCAGAACGGGCTGCCCAACCAGGCCCGTGGTCCGGCGACGGCTGCCGGACCGAGCAGGCCGGCTCCGGCCGGACGGCCGGCGCCGAGCCGGCCGACCGCGGGCGGCAACGGCCACGGGATGGCCAGCCGGGCGGTAGCCCGCTGA
- a CDS encoding helix-turn-helix domain-containing protein, which translates to MSANINPTVRRRRLGAELRRLRELKGMTAEEVAGRLMVSQSKISRLENGRRSISQRDVRDLCDVYEVSDERVRAGLMEMARESRQRGWWHEFGDIPYSVYIGLEAEASSIRAYESSFVPGLLQTRDYAEAVVEGTQPDTDVSAIKRRVDVRLKRQSRIYGEDQLGSLWVVIDEAVLIRVVGGPRVMADQLLELSERPNINLQVIPFRHGAHPGMTGTFSLMEFPESADSTVVYFEGVTSDLYLEKEADVRRYTNLYDHLRAAALSVAESRSLIHTYAEGFKR; encoded by the coding sequence GTGTCCGCCAACATCAATCCGACAGTTCGGCGACGCAGACTCGGCGCCGAACTGCGGCGTCTGCGTGAACTGAAGGGGATGACCGCCGAGGAGGTGGCCGGCCGTCTGATGGTCTCCCAGTCGAAGATCAGTCGACTGGAGAACGGCCGCCGCTCGATCAGCCAACGGGACGTCCGGGATCTCTGCGACGTCTACGAGGTCAGCGACGAGCGGGTCAGGGCCGGGCTGATGGAGATGGCCAGGGAGTCCCGTCAGCGCGGCTGGTGGCACGAGTTCGGCGACATCCCGTACAGCGTCTACATCGGCCTGGAGGCCGAGGCGAGTTCGATCCGAGCCTACGAGTCCTCCTTCGTCCCCGGTCTGCTGCAGACCAGGGACTACGCGGAGGCGGTGGTCGAGGGCACCCAGCCGGACACCGACGTGAGCGCCATCAAGCGACGGGTGGACGTCCGGCTGAAGCGGCAGAGCCGGATATACGGCGAGGACCAGCTCGGCAGTCTCTGGGTGGTGATAGACGAGGCGGTGCTGATCCGGGTGGTCGGCGGCCCGCGGGTGATGGCCGATCAGCTGCTGGAGCTGAGCGAGCGGCCGAACATCAACCTGCAGGTGATCCCGTTCCGGCACGGCGCCCATCCCGGCATGACCGGGACATTCTCCCTGATGGAGTTCCCGGAGTCGGCGGATTCGACCGTCGTCTACTTCGAAGGAGTGACGAGCGACCTCTACCTGGAGAAGGAGGCCGACGTCCGCCGCTATACCAATCTGTACGACCACCTGCGGGCCGCAGCGCTCAGCGTCGCGGAGAGCCGGTCATTGATTCACACCTATGCAGAGGGGTTCAAGAGATGA
- a CDS encoding DUF397 domain-containing protein — translation MSTKSTSNLTWRKSSHSGGNGACVEIAVPSSATIAVRDSKDPEGPQLHFSKEAWAAFATATATGAFGEI, via the coding sequence ATGAGCACGAAGTCGACCAGCAACCTGACCTGGCGCAAGAGCAGCCACAGCGGTGGCAACGGCGCCTGTGTCGAGATCGCCGTCCCGAGCAGCGCCACCATCGCCGTCCGTGACTCCAAGGACCCCGAGGGCCCCCAGCTGCACTTCAGCAAGGAGGCGTGGGCCGCGTTCGCCACCGCCACCGCGACCGGTGCCTTCGGCGAGATCTGA
- a CDS encoding ADP-ribosylglycohydrolase family protein encodes MPLWSRAQQQDFRSRVRGCLLGGAIGDALGAGIEFESLESIRAAHGPAGVTGYVPAYGRAGSVTDDTQMTLFTLDGLIRAHVQRDGGSWHPPTDVHHAYLRWAATQYDWGPDERKGDLGWLGRQEWLYAQRAPGQACLSGLTGPDAERPGTLEAPRNPESKGCGTVMRAAPFGLLTAWEPGLVFQLAVECSVLTHGHPTGYLSAGAFAVIVHTVARGGTLEEGVHLALATLSDHPGHEETTTALRKALDAVRAGEPSAERVEELGQGWVAEEALAIGVYCALVAHDVKSGLLLAVNHSGDSDSTGVVCGSLLGALHGETALPPELLAELEGRGTMLELADDFVLELLHGPELRGPAWSERYPVK; translated from the coding sequence ATGCCACTGTGGTCACGCGCGCAGCAGCAGGACTTCCGCAGCAGGGTGCGGGGCTGTCTGCTCGGCGGGGCGATCGGTGACGCGCTCGGCGCCGGCATCGAGTTCGAGTCGCTGGAGAGCATCCGCGCCGCGCACGGTCCGGCCGGGGTGACCGGTTACGTCCCCGCGTACGGCAGGGCGGGCAGCGTCACCGACGACACCCAGATGACGCTGTTCACGCTGGACGGTCTGATCCGGGCTCATGTCCAACGGGACGGCGGGAGTTGGCACCCGCCGACCGACGTGCACCACGCCTATCTGCGCTGGGCGGCGACCCAGTACGACTGGGGCCCGGACGAGCGCAAGGGCGATCTGGGCTGGCTCGGGCGGCAGGAGTGGCTGTACGCCCAGCGGGCCCCCGGACAGGCCTGCCTCTCCGGGCTGACCGGCCCGGACGCGGAGCGGCCCGGCACGCTGGAGGCGCCGCGCAACCCGGAGTCGAAGGGGTGCGGCACCGTGATGCGGGCCGCGCCGTTCGGGCTGCTGACCGCCTGGGAACCGGGACTGGTCTTCCAACTGGCGGTCGAGTGCTCGGTGTTGACGCACGGTCATCCGACCGGCTACCTGTCGGCCGGTGCCTTCGCGGTGATCGTGCACACGGTGGCCAGGGGCGGCACCCTGGAGGAGGGCGTCCACCTGGCGCTGGCCACCCTCTCCGACCACCCGGGCCACGAGGAGACCACCACGGCGCTGCGCAAGGCGCTGGACGCGGTCCGGGCGGGGGAGCCCTCGGCCGAGCGGGTCGAGGAGCTGGGCCAGGGCTGGGTCGCCGAGGAGGCGTTGGCGATCGGGGTCTACTGCGCGCTGGTCGCGCACGACGTGAAGTCCGGCCTGCTGCTGGCGGTCAACCACTCCGGTGACAGCGACTCGACCGGGGTGGTCTGCGGGAGTCTGCTCGGCGCGCTGCACGGCGAGACGGCGCTGCCGCCCGAGCTGCTGGCCGAGCTGGAGGGCCGGGGGACGATGCTGGAGCTGGCCGACGACTTCGTGCTGGAGCTGCTGCACGGGCCCGAACTGCGCGGCCCCGCCTGGTCGGAGCGCTACCCGGTGAAGTAG
- a CDS encoding tyrosine-protein phosphatase, whose translation MTTSPSRLALAAALTGALTLGSGALATGTALADSPARSAQQSAHRIPFTAATVTQQADGSFRLDWTAPGTRKVTVYAGTDRDGIRHRTPVARGTGSATVAVTGLAAADRWFFELVPDRGESLTVADRSLHLASAPNFRDAGGYRTADGHWVKMGEVYRSDDLSKLTDADLAKLQRLGIRQIFDLRTPAEQKTAPDRVPAGATVVNANVLGVADTGAFNVTSPAAAVQAMIDAERVMVSAESAKSAYRGVLRAADDRHAILFHCTAGKDRTGWANAALLTALGVPRSTVDADYLASNDYRAAANGAILSHLPAPYQAIYKPLLDVRPEYLNAGFDEVQAKYGTFDHYLKDGLGIDTHHLRSRLLAG comes from the coding sequence ATGACCACCTCCCCCTCGCGTCTCGCCCTCGCCGCGGCCCTCACCGGCGCCCTCACCCTCGGCTCCGGCGCGCTCGCCACCGGGACCGCGCTGGCCGACTCCCCCGCCCGGTCCGCGCAGCAGTCCGCCCACCGCATCCCGTTCACCGCCGCCACCGTGACCCAGCAGGCCGACGGCTCCTTCCGGCTCGACTGGACCGCTCCCGGCACCCGCAAGGTCACCGTGTACGCCGGCACCGACCGGGACGGCATCCGGCACCGCACCCCCGTCGCCCGCGGCACCGGCTCGGCCACCGTCGCCGTCACCGGACTGGCCGCCGCCGACCGCTGGTTCTTCGAGCTGGTCCCGGACCGCGGCGAGTCGCTGACCGTCGCCGACCGCTCGCTGCACCTCGCCTCCGCCCCCAACTTCCGTGACGCGGGCGGCTACCGCACCGCCGACGGCCACTGGGTGAAGATGGGCGAGGTCTACCGCTCGGACGACCTCAGCAAGCTGACCGACGCCGACCTGGCCAAGCTCCAGCGCCTGGGCATCCGGCAGATCTTCGACCTGCGCACCCCCGCCGAGCAGAAGACCGCCCCCGACCGCGTCCCGGCCGGCGCGACGGTGGTGAACGCCAACGTGCTCGGGGTCGCCGACACCGGCGCCTTCAACGTCACCTCGCCCGCCGCAGCCGTGCAGGCGATGATCGACGCCGAGCGGGTGATGGTCTCCGCCGAGAGCGCCAAGTCCGCCTACCGGGGCGTACTCCGGGCCGCCGACGACCGGCACGCGATCCTGTTCCACTGCACCGCCGGCAAGGACCGCACCGGCTGGGCGAACGCCGCACTGCTCACCGCGCTCGGCGTCCCGCGCAGCACGGTCGACGCCGACTACCTGGCCAGCAACGACTACCGCGCGGCGGCCAACGGGGCGATCCTGTCGCACCTGCCGGCTCCGTACCAGGCGATCTACAAGCCGCTGCTGGACGTCCGTCCGGAGTACCTGAACGCCGGCTTCGACGAGGTCCAGGCCAAGTACGGCACCTTCGACCACTACCTCAAGGACGGGCTCGGCATCGACACCCACCACCTGCGGAGCCGTCTCCTCGCTGGTTGA